One segment of Scleropages formosus chromosome 23, fSclFor1.1, whole genome shotgun sequence DNA contains the following:
- the fabp3 gene encoding fatty acid-binding protein, heart yields MVDAFVGTWNLKESKNFDEYMKALGVGFATRQMGSMTKPTTIISVDGDTVTLRTQSTFKTTEIKFKLGEEFDETTADDRKVKSTVTLDGNKLIHMQKWDGKETTLVREVNGSSLTLTLTLGDVVSTRSYVKAE; encoded by the exons ATGGTGGACGCTTTCGTCGGCACATGGAACCTGAAGGAGAGCAAGAATTTCGATGAGTACATGAAGGCGCTTG GTGTGGGGTTCGCCACCCGCCAGATGGGCAGCATGACAAAGCCCACCACCATCATCTCTGTGGACGGTGACACGGTCACCCTGAGGACCCAGAGCACCTTCAAGACCACGGAGATCAAGTTTAAACTGGGAGAGGAGTTTGACGAGACAACGGCCGACGACAGGAAGGTCAAG TCTACGGTGACGCTCGATGGCAATAAGCTGATCCACATGCAGAAGTGGGACGGAAAGGAGACGACCCTGGTGAGGGAGGTCAACGGCAGCAGCCTCACGCTG ACACTGACGCTGGGCGATGTGGTGTCCACACGGTCCTACGTGAAGGCGGAATAG
- the zcchc17 gene encoding zinc finger CCHC domain-containing protein 17: MMEGHRRGREQVTMDELPELYSVLRGEVASVTAYGAFVKIPGCRKQGLVHKSEMSSCRVENPSEIVDVGEQVWVKVIGREIQDDKVKLSFSMKVVNQGTGKDLDPNNVILEQDERKRRQFRDFASQKITLEAVLNTTCKKCGCRGHFAKDCFSQPGLQYSLVPEDEGAAAEPSGQSTHAQLHGTKKEKKTKKMKRKRDNKQSSDSDSNDGHTAPKKRCFAADPGAAEERKRRKRKKKEKKKHKKEKHRSHRKQE, encoded by the exons ATGATGGAGGGACACCGGCGGGGCAGAGAGCAAGTGACGATGGACGAGCTGCCGGAGCTTTACTCTGTCCTGAGAGGAGAG GTTGCATCCGTCACAGCTTATGGGGCCTTTGTGAAGATTCCCGGCTGCAGGAAGCAAG GTCTGGTCCACAAGAGCGAAATGTCCTCGTGTCGTGTGGAGAACCCCTCCGAGATCGTGGACGTGGGAGAGCAGGTGTGGGTTAAAGTCATTGGCCGAGAG ATACAGGACGACAAGGTCAAGCTCTCATTTTCAATGAAAGTTGTCAATCAAGGGACGGGGAAGGACCTGGACCCCAACAACGTGATCTTGGA ACAGGATGAGAGGAAGCGGAGGCAGTTCAGGGACTTTGCCAGTCAGAAGATAACGCTGGAAGCTGTTCTCAATACCACATGCAAGAAGTGTGGCTGCAGGG GCCACTTTGCCAAGGACTGCTTCTCCCAGCCGGGCCTGCAGTACAGCCTGGTGCCGGAGGACGAGGGCGCTGCCGCGGAGCCGTCGGGACAGTCCACACACGCACAGCTGCATGGGACAAAGAAG gaaaagaaaacaaagaagatgaagaggaagagggacAATAAGCAGAGCTCCGACAGTGACAGTAACGATGGACACACTGCTCCCAAGAAGCGGTGCTTTGCCGCTGATCCAGGTGCcgcagaggagaggaagaggaggaagaggaagaagaaggagaagaagaagcacAAGAAGGAGAAACACAGGTCTCACAGAAAGCAGGAGTGA